From the Lathyrus oleraceus cultivar Zhongwan6 chromosome 4, CAAS_Psat_ZW6_1.0, whole genome shotgun sequence genome, one window contains:
- the LOC127137338 gene encoding uncharacterized protein LOC127137338, with amino-acid sequence MSQHQNTSASKITKSTQKVSAPPMNIPDDEILDVVPLSVIPCEAIDLNHPIDASASACSDQGNSSCIPSGSTPTTNSKEDIHHTDRVIRNLVTRILNEGHSVKGFSTPLSQIHPSPEAEQHSEKDDDSSSSKKDMVAEGLCSLGQTVSDKGKFVPPKTANASYSKKHNDAYNVINLEDDRRVVVERELGKDVVDVKEVMDLIKAVGLLKTVAGFSQCYEGFVKEFNVNIPEDIADKNKEFCKVFVRGRKIEGAGELEATNNEVCREITARQVKG; translated from the exons atgtcacaacatcaaaaTACTTCTGCTTCAAAAATTACTAAGTCTACTCAAAAGGTTAGCGCTCCTCCTATGAACATTCCCGATGATGAGATTCTGGATGTGGTTCCTCTCTCAGTTATTCCTTGCGAGGCCATTGATTTGAACCATCCTATTGATGCCTCAGCTTCGGCATGCTCTGATCAAGGTAACTCCTCTTGTATTCCTTCTGGTTCAACTCCTACCACAAATTCTAAGGAAGATATACACCACACTGATCGTGTtataagaaacctagtcactagaatccttaatgaaggacattctgtGAAGGGATTTTCTACTCCCCTGTCTCAAATTCACCCCTCTCCTGAGGCTGAACAACATAGTGAGAAGGATGACGATTCCTCCAGTTCTAAAAAGGACATGGTTGCTGAAGGGTTGTGCTCTCTAGGGCAAACTGTGTCTGATAAAGGAAAATTTGTGCCACCTAAAACTGCCAATGCTTCCTACTCTAAGAAGCATAATGATGCATACAATGTGATTAacctagaggatgatag aaGGGTGGTTGTGGAAAGGGAGTTGGGAAAAGATGTTGTTGATgtcaaggaggtcatggacctgataaAGGCTGTTGGGTTGTTGAAGACTGTGGCTGGGTTCTCTCAATGCTATGAAGGTTTTGTTAAGGAATTCAATGTCAACATTCCTGAGGATATTGCTGATAAGAACAAGGAATTTTGTAAGGTGTTTGTGAGGG GAAGAAAAATTGAGGGTGCAGGTGAACTGGAAGCTACaaacaatgaggtctgtagagaGATTACAGCTAGGCAGGTGAAAGGTTGA